In Bacillus cytotoxicus NVH 391-98, the following are encoded in one genomic region:
- a CDS encoding iron-hydroxamate ABC transporter substrate-binding protein codes for MKKLFISLTVLFVLIMSACSNSSSNKKNEAKERKSETITYQSENGKVEVPANPKRVVVLSSFAGNVMSLGVNLVGVDSWSKQNPRFDSKLKDVAEVSDENIEKIAELNPDLIIGLSNIKNVDKLKKIAPTVTYTYGKVDYLTQHIEIGKLLNKEKEAKAWVDDFKKRAQAAGKEIKAKIGEDATVSVIENFNKQIYVYGENWGRGTEILYQEMKLKMPEKVKEKALKPGYYALSTEVLPEYAGDYLIVSKNKDADNSFQETESYKNIPAVKNNRAYEVNMMEFYFNDPLTLDFQLDFFKKSFLGQ; via the coding sequence ATGAAGAAATTATTTATTTCATTAACAGTTTTATTCGTTCTAATTATGAGCGCTTGTAGCAACAGCTCATCAAATAAGAAGAACGAAGCAAAAGAAAGAAAGTCTGAAACAATTACATACCAATCTGAAAATGGTAAGGTTGAAGTTCCTGCAAATCCGAAACGCGTTGTTGTTTTGTCATCATTCGCTGGTAACGTAATGTCATTAGGCGTAAATCTTGTCGGGGTAGATTCATGGTCTAAACAAAACCCACGTTTTGATAGCAAACTTAAAGATGTTGCTGAAGTATCAGATGAAAATATTGAAAAAATTGCTGAACTAAATCCTGATTTAATCATTGGTTTATCAAATATTAAAAATGTTGATAAGTTAAAGAAAATCGCTCCTACTGTAACATATACTTATGGAAAAGTTGATTACTTAACACAACATATTGAAATTGGTAAATTATTAAATAAAGAAAAGGAAGCAAAAGCTTGGGTTGATGATTTCAAAAAACGTGCTCAAGCAGCTGGTAAAGAAATTAAAGCAAAAATCGGAGAAGACGCAACCGTTTCTGTTATCGAAAACTTCAATAAACAAATTTATGTGTACGGCGAGAACTGGGGCCGTGGAACAGAAATTCTATACCAAGAAATGAAACTAAAAATGCCTGAAAAAGTAAAAGAAAAAGCATTAAAACCAGGCTATTACGCTTTATCTACTGAGGTTCTTCCTGAGTATGCTGGAGATTACTTAATCGTAAGTAAAAATAAAGATGCTGATAATTCATTCCAAGAAACAGAATCCTATAAAAACATTCCAGCTGTAAAAAACAATAGAGCATATGAAGTCAATATGATGGAATTCTACTTTAATGATCCACTGACATTAGATTTCCAATTAGATTTCTTCAAAAAAAGTTTTCTGGGTCAATAA
- a CDS encoding helix-turn-helix domain-containing protein, with product MLVKKAYKFRIYPNKEQEILIAKTIGCSRFVFNHFLEKWNNVYKETGKGLTYNSCSDKLT from the coding sequence ATGTTGGTCAAAAAGGCATATAAATTCCGTATCTACCCGAATAAAGAACAAGAAATACTGATTGCGAAAACAATCGGATGTTCTCGGTTTGTATTCAATCACTTTTTAGAGAAGTGGAATAACGTATACAAAGAGACAGGCAAAGGATTAACATATAATTCTTGTTCAGATAAACTCACATAG
- a CDS encoding ABC transporter ATP-binding protein produces MRIEYLLNSSKLVWSTARLELICILLINIFQGILPLFTLIITQKLLNSIQQLFTSNDKVISNVIIYLILQLLINLTSTFLDKYKITINIKLEQQIDYKIKKIIANKVLKVKYQYFEDNKFYDHLQRVQGDIGNKFLDPILKIIEITKNSITLVSTLLFLAQFHWLFLFLSIISAIPLFIMQKKFGEQNYFLMKFQTPKAREQNYIFSLLVNRQANRELRLNQTYEFLIQKWSKSLKANNNDILMQVNRQQNKLILFNSINHIISMGTVILLLFFIFRKSIKIGDFVSINSAVQIAQNSINTIATLLAEIYKQNLFITDLYELLGYEDEQEISIANELQMFPKTLQKGIQVKNLSFSYPGTEKKVIKNINFDIHPNEKLVIVGENGSGKSTLIKCLIGSFEVPNNTIFFDEIDKNRIEKKSLYNNIAVIFQDFVKYELTAKENISIGSCEFSEDTIISSSKIAESHSLISKLPNSYNTQLGRLFGNSTDLSGGQWQRIAIARALIKTAPILILDEPTSALDPNTEANLFEKFKEISNEKITIFISHRMYACHLADRIIVMKDGGIVEMGTHNELLNLHGEYFNLYSSQKEKYIDPKEDTVKEQIYEPNY; encoded by the coding sequence ATGCGGATTGAATATCTATTAAATTCTAGTAAACTAGTGTGGTCTACAGCTAGATTAGAACTAATCTGTATTCTATTAATAAATATATTCCAAGGGATTTTACCATTATTTACTTTAATTATTACTCAAAAATTACTGAATTCGATTCAACAATTATTTACTTCTAATGATAAAGTAATCTCCAATGTGATTATCTATTTGATTCTACAGCTTTTAATTAATTTAACCTCTACTTTTTTAGATAAGTATAAGATAACGATAAATATAAAATTGGAGCAACAAATAGACTATAAAATAAAAAAAATAATTGCAAATAAAGTGTTAAAGGTAAAGTATCAATATTTTGAAGATAATAAGTTTTATGATCATCTTCAAAGAGTTCAGGGGGATATAGGGAATAAATTTTTAGATCCTATATTGAAAATTATAGAAATCACAAAAAATAGTATTACCTTAGTATCCACCCTTTTATTTTTGGCACAATTTCATTGGTTGTTTCTTTTTTTAAGCATAATTTCAGCAATCCCGCTGTTTATTATGCAAAAGAAATTTGGAGAACAAAATTACTTTTTGATGAAATTCCAGACACCAAAAGCACGAGAACAAAATTATATCTTTTCATTATTAGTAAATCGTCAAGCGAATCGAGAATTACGTTTAAATCAAACATATGAATTTTTAATTCAAAAATGGTCTAAATCACTAAAAGCAAATAATAATGATATCTTAATGCAAGTTAACAGGCAACAAAATAAATTAATCTTGTTTAATTCTATTAATCACATAATTAGTATGGGTACAGTAATTTTGTTGCTATTTTTTATTTTTAGAAAATCAATAAAAATTGGAGATTTTGTCTCAATAAATAGTGCGGTACAAATTGCACAAAACTCAATAAATACCATAGCAACCTTGCTTGCGGAGATATATAAACAAAATTTGTTTATAACCGATTTGTACGAGTTACTAGGCTACGAGGACGAACAAGAAATTAGTATTGCAAATGAATTACAGATGTTTCCAAAAACACTACAGAAAGGAATACAGGTTAAAAATTTATCTTTTTCATACCCTGGAACAGAAAAAAAGGTAATAAAAAATATTAATTTTGATATTCATCCGAACGAGAAGCTAGTGATCGTAGGAGAAAATGGATCTGGGAAATCAACCCTTATTAAATGCTTAATCGGAAGTTTTGAAGTTCCAAATAACACGATTTTTTTTGATGAAATAGATAAAAATAGAATAGAAAAGAAAAGTTTATATAACAATATAGCTGTTATATTTCAGGACTTTGTTAAATATGAATTAACTGCTAAAGAAAATATTTCAATAGGTTCCTGTGAGTTTTCCGAAGACACCATAATTTCTTCTTCTAAAATTGCAGAATCACATAGTTTAATATCGAAACTACCAAACAGTTATAATACTCAATTGGGAAGGCTCTTTGGCAATAGTACAGATTTATCGGGCGGACAATGGCAAAGAATAGCTATTGCAAGAGCATTGATTAAAACAGCACCGATACTGATTTTAGATGAACCTACATCTGCACTAGATCCTAATACCGAAGCAAATCTATTTGAAAAATTCAAAGAAATATCAAACGAAAAAATCACAATCTTTATTTCTCATAGAATGTATGCATGCCATTTAGCTGACCGAATTATAGTGATGAAGGACGGGGGCATAGTCGAAATGGGTACACACAATGAATTATTGAATCTACACGGTGAATATTTCAATCTATATAGTTCACAAAAAGAGAAGTATATAGACCCTAAAGAAGATACAGTAAAGGAGCAAATTTATGAACCTAATTATTAA
- a CDS encoding peroxiredoxin family protein has translation MFYFVMFILTLVIFIFTNLSLKKLHSKLHTIKSAKQNTMASNSLPINSIAPSFSLETLTGNIVTLEELRDKPVILLIAADTCDACSLDIIEFREEARKYGDNYNFVLIVATSDPTMLNNMDFVEETKLQVLLATMNFMKDYKISMIPTFLFLDERGAVLGSPYIVNQFDRYYKLLGNSTITA, from the coding sequence ATGTTTTACTTTGTAATGTTTATTCTAACATTAGTGATATTTATATTTACAAATCTATCACTTAAAAAATTGCATTCTAAACTACATACAATAAAATCTGCAAAGCAAAATACTATGGCTTCTAATAGTCTACCTATCAATTCAATTGCTCCAAGCTTTAGTTTAGAAACCCTAACGGGAAATATAGTGACATTAGAAGAGTTACGGGATAAACCCGTTATACTCTTAATTGCTGCTGATACTTGTGATGCTTGTTCACTAGACATTATTGAATTTAGAGAAGAAGCCAGAAAGTACGGGGATAATTATAATTTTGTCTTGATTGTTGCAACCTCTGATCCTACTATGTTAAATAACATGGACTTTGTAGAAGAAACAAAGTTGCAAGTATTATTAGCCACAATGAATTTTATGAAAGACTATAAAATCTCCATGATTCCTACATTTTTATTTCTTGATGAAAGAGGTGCTGTTTTAGGCTCTCCTTACATAGTAAATCAATTTGATAGATATTATAAACTTCTCGGTAATTCTACAATAACTGCATAA
- a CDS encoding TlpA family protein disulfide reductase → MNNSITLMALILLSILVVFQGLLLFKFTNQIKFFAGVIATSSYVKFRTELQIGQAAPPFKLKDQFKQELRVGPNSNSNTLLIFISSGCPTCKRFVDSISSTYNFEYIKIFFISNKELDDSYISKFKNHNLSFSVSPDIFQLYNIRSAPQAIIVNSRGYITDTLKLQTWEDLAKQKIG, encoded by the coding sequence ATGAACAATTCAATAACCTTAATGGCTTTAATACTTTTATCAATTTTAGTAGTATTTCAAGGATTGTTATTGTTTAAATTTACAAACCAAATCAAATTTTTCGCTGGGGTAATTGCCACTTCATCTTATGTAAAATTTAGAACGGAACTACAGATTGGACAGGCTGCACCACCATTTAAGTTAAAAGACCAATTCAAGCAAGAATTAAGAGTTGGGCCAAATTCCAATAGTAATACACTACTAATTTTTATTTCATCAGGATGTCCAACTTGCAAAAGATTTGTCGATTCAATTAGTTCTACCTACAATTTTGAATATATCAAAATTTTCTTTATTAGTAATAAAGAATTAGATGATAGTTACATTTCAAAATTCAAAAACCATAATTTATCTTTCTCGGTATCTCCTGATATTTTTCAGTTATATAACATAAGATCCGCCCCGCAAGCCATTATAGTTAACAGTCGTGGGTACATAACCGATACTCTAAAATTACAAACTTGGGAAGATTTAGCAAAACAAAAAATAGGATGA
- a CDS encoding MauE/DoxX family redox-associated membrane protein yields the protein MNLIINMTCFIFGYIFITSSLYKLLRFEQHYAIVHSYNIVPESTNRLFAWFDSLVELVIGLCLLIGLLLKINLIFAMLLMLMYTIAITINLFRGRTNIDCGCGGVVGNGKISKKLVFRNVIMIISIFILWLNFDYKVFSFPFNNQFLFLHSYLILTIIIYLTIKIIYSFKLNIRNIITKGE from the coding sequence ATGAACCTAATTATTAATATGACTTGTTTTATTTTTGGATATATTTTCATTACATCTAGTTTATATAAATTATTAAGATTTGAACAACACTACGCTATTGTACATTCCTATAATATAGTACCCGAATCCACAAATAGATTATTTGCATGGTTTGATAGCCTAGTAGAATTGGTAATTGGACTCTGTTTGTTGATTGGATTGCTACTTAAAATTAACCTAATATTCGCGATGTTATTAATGCTAATGTATACAATAGCGATAACAATTAATCTATTTAGGGGTAGGACAAATATCGATTGTGGTTGTGGGGGAGTTGTTGGCAATGGGAAAATATCAAAGAAGTTGGTATTCCGAAATGTAATAATGATAATTAGCATTTTTATACTTTGGTTGAATTTTGATTATAAAGTATTTAGTTTCCCTTTTAATAACCAATTTCTATTTCTTCATTCCTATTTAATTTTGACAATCATTATATATTTAACTATAAAAATCATATATAGTTTCAAACTCAATATTAGAAACATAATAACAAAGGGGGAATAA
- a CDS encoding helix-turn-helix domain-containing protein codes for MYITIEEAAEYLNLPKSYIEELVRQKRVRAVYDGEQYLLNKEQFNTHLEQMEKYKQLIEEILNEPIPEDMDVKDED; via the coding sequence ATGTATATAACAATAGAAGAGGCTGCTGAATATTTAAACCTTCCGAAGTCATATATTGAAGAATTAGTTCGGCAAAAGCGTGTCCGTGCTGTATATGATGGGGAACAGTACTTGTTAAATAAAGAGCAGTTTAATACACATTTAGAGCAAATGGAAAAATATAAACAATTAATCGAAGAAATATTAAACGAACCAATTCCTGAAGATATGGATGTGAAAGACGAAGATTAA
- a CDS encoding FecCD family ABC transporter permease encodes MIQPMLRKQRLIILALLILIITTITISMGLGAASLSYDRLLPTLFGKGTFKEEFVLFSLRLPRITITLLAGMALSLSGAILQGITRNDLAEPGIIGINSGAGVAIAIFFLYFPIDAGSFIYLLPVVGFIGAFLTACLIYIFSYRKTTGLQPIHLTLTGIGFSFALSGTMIVIISSAERVKVDFIAKWIAGNIWGDDWVFVLAILPWLAILIPFILYKANRLNILALNEPVAIGVGIELEKERRSLLLAAVALAAAAVSVTGGIAFIGLMAPHIAKSLVGPRHQMFVPVAILIGGWLLSLADTIGRHIVEPSGIPAGIVVALIGAPYFMYLLLKSPK; translated from the coding sequence ATGATTCAACCTATGCTAAGAAAGCAACGCCTTATTATACTTGCCTTACTCATTCTTATTATCACGACGATTACAATTAGTATGGGACTTGGAGCAGCTTCTCTTTCCTATGATAGACTACTTCCAACATTGTTTGGAAAAGGAACCTTTAAAGAGGAATTTGTTCTATTCTCCCTTCGGTTACCTAGAATTACGATTACGTTATTAGCCGGAATGGCACTTTCTCTATCTGGAGCTATACTACAAGGAATTACCCGAAATGATTTAGCGGAACCAGGAATTATTGGGATTAACTCGGGTGCAGGCGTTGCAATTGCGATTTTCTTTTTATATTTTCCTATCGATGCAGGTTCTTTTATCTACTTACTTCCAGTTGTTGGATTTATCGGGGCTTTTTTGACAGCTTGTCTTATTTATATTTTTTCTTATAGAAAAACGACTGGTCTTCAGCCGATTCACTTAACATTAACAGGGATTGGATTTTCATTTGCGCTCTCAGGAACAATGATCGTCATTATTTCATCTGCTGAGCGTGTAAAGGTAGACTTTATTGCAAAGTGGATTGCCGGAAACATATGGGGAGATGATTGGGTCTTCGTCTTAGCAATTCTTCCATGGCTAGCTATACTGATCCCATTCATCTTATATAAAGCAAATCGTCTCAATATCTTAGCCTTAAACGAACCCGTCGCAATTGGCGTTGGAATCGAACTCGAAAAAGAACGCCGCTCTCTTCTCCTAGCAGCTGTGGCATTGGCTGCCGCTGCCGTTTCAGTTACAGGAGGCATTGCCTTTATCGGTCTTATGGCTCCGCATATTGCAAAATCATTAGTAGGGCCTAGACATCAAATGTTTGTCCCCGTAGCCATTTTAATTGGAGGATGGCTTCTGTCATTAGCTGATACAATCGGTCGCCATATCGTCGAACCTAGCGGGATTCCTGCCGGTATCGTTGTTGCTTTAATTGGTGCTCCTTACTTTATGTATTTACTATTAAAAAGTCCAAAGTAA
- a CDS encoding FecCD family ABC transporter permease — protein sequence MKRKDVKLMTKNTLRSTSFIYKFILGIIVFLLIFMASMVFGAADTTIKDVWLALTSSAKGDKISIIREIRLPREVAAIFVGAGLAVSGAIMQGLTRNPLADPGLLGLTGGANAALAITIAFIPSANYFYIMIACFIGAAIGAIMVFGIGMMKQGGLSPFRIVLAGAAVSAFLIAVSEGIGIYFKISQDVSMWTAGGVIGTTWGQLQLIIPVISINVLIAILFSKKLTVLSLSEEVAIGLGQKIIVIKIILFIIIILLAGASVALVGNMAFIGLMVPHMVRPLVGPDYRFVIPMSALAGASFMLLADTIGRTMNAPYETPLVAIVAIVGLPFFLFIVRKGGQTFS from the coding sequence ATGAAAAGAAAAGATGTGAAACTGATGACAAAAAACACTCTACGTTCCACCTCCTTTATATACAAATTTATATTAGGAATCATTGTCTTTCTTCTTATTTTTATGGCTTCAATGGTATTCGGTGCTGCAGATACAACGATAAAAGATGTCTGGTTAGCTCTTACTTCCTCCGCTAAAGGAGATAAAATATCTATTATTCGCGAAATACGTTTACCACGTGAAGTTGCTGCTATTTTTGTCGGGGCTGGACTCGCGGTTTCAGGCGCCATTATGCAAGGGTTAACTCGAAATCCCCTTGCTGATCCAGGTCTCCTTGGACTAACAGGTGGTGCTAATGCAGCTCTTGCCATTACAATCGCATTTATTCCTTCTGCAAACTATTTTTATATCATGATTGCTTGTTTTATCGGAGCAGCAATCGGTGCCATTATGGTTTTTGGAATCGGAATGATGAAACAGGGCGGACTTTCTCCGTTTCGAATCGTACTTGCTGGTGCAGCAGTGTCCGCATTTTTAATTGCAGTTTCAGAAGGGATTGGAATTTATTTTAAGATTTCTCAAGACGTATCAATGTGGACAGCTGGAGGCGTAATTGGAACAACGTGGGGTCAATTGCAGCTCATTATTCCCGTCATTTCAATCAACGTACTTATTGCCATCTTATTTTCAAAAAAGTTAACAGTCCTCAGTCTAAGTGAGGAAGTCGCAATTGGACTCGGCCAAAAAATTATTGTAATTAAAATAATCCTGTTTATTATCATCATTTTACTTGCCGGGGCTTCCGTTGCACTCGTTGGCAATATGGCATTCATCGGTCTTATGGTACCTCATATGGTACGCCCACTCGTTGGACCGGACTATCGATTTGTCATTCCGATGTCCGCACTTGCCGGGGCTTCTTTTATGCTACTTGCAGATACAATTGGTCGTACAATGAATGCTCCATATGAAACGCCACTTGTTGCCATTGTTGCTATTGTTGGGCTGCCATTCTTCTTGTTCATTGTACGTAAAGGAGGCCAAACATTCTCATGA
- a CDS encoding NAD(P)/FAD-dependent oxidoreductase: MNKEELFDVTVIGGGPAGLYSAFYSGLREMKTKIIEFQPHLGGKIHVYPEKMIWDIGGLPPITGAKLIEQLVEQGLTFQPEVVLNEKVESITRDEYGTFLLTTSSGQQHFSKTVIIATGSGILKPQKLAIEGAERFEVSNLNYTVKSLKHFKDKTVIVSGGGNSAIDWANELEPLAKKVYVTYRKEALSGHEAQITQLLNSSVTCLLNTSITKLIAGENHEAIERVELTNHETGEISYLSIDEVIINHGYERDMTLLENSELNIEMIDNYFIAGNANSESSIPGLYAAGDILKHDGKLHLIAGAFHDAGNAVNKAKQFIQPDASEYGMVSSHNDVFKKRNRELMKQMIE, translated from the coding sequence ATGAATAAAGAAGAATTATTTGATGTAACTGTAATTGGTGGGGGACCTGCAGGGCTTTATTCAGCGTTTTATAGTGGATTACGAGAAATGAAAACAAAAATAATTGAATTTCAGCCACATTTAGGCGGGAAAATACATGTTTACCCTGAAAAAATGATTTGGGATATTGGAGGATTGCCACCAATTACAGGGGCAAAATTAATTGAACAACTTGTAGAACAAGGATTAACATTCCAGCCGGAAGTAGTCTTAAATGAGAAAGTAGAATCGATTACTCGCGACGAATATGGAACGTTTCTATTAACAACTTCTTCTGGGCAACAACATTTTTCGAAGACTGTTATTATAGCGACAGGAAGCGGAATATTGAAACCACAAAAATTAGCAATTGAAGGTGCTGAAAGATTTGAAGTATCAAATTTAAATTATACAGTAAAATCTTTGAAGCATTTTAAGGATAAAACAGTTATTGTTTCAGGTGGAGGGAACTCAGCGATTGATTGGGCAAATGAACTGGAACCGCTTGCGAAAAAGGTATATGTAACATATAGGAAAGAGGCGTTATCTGGCCATGAAGCACAGATTACACAATTGCTGAACAGCTCGGTTACTTGCTTGCTCAATACATCTATTACAAAACTAATTGCAGGAGAAAATCATGAAGCAATTGAACGTGTGGAATTGACGAATCATGAAACCGGAGAAATTTCCTATTTATCAATTGATGAAGTGATCATCAATCACGGTTATGAACGTGATATGACATTATTAGAGAATAGCGAATTGAACATTGAAATGATTGATAATTATTTCATTGCGGGAAATGCAAACAGTGAATCTTCTATACCGGGTCTATATGCTGCTGGAGACATTTTAAAACATGATGGGAAGTTGCACTTAATCGCAGGGGCATTCCATGATGCCGGTAATGCTGTTAATAAAGCGAAACAGTTTATCCAGCCAGATGCAAGTGAATATGGAATGGTCTCCTCACATAATGATGTGTTTAAAAAACGCAATCGAGAATTAATGAAGCAAATGATAGAATAA
- a CDS encoding cyclase family protein — protein MKIIDLSQTFENNMSQFPGTPAIHLEAITSVEEAGFQVTDFHSVVHVGTHCDAPAHFISGATTIDQLPLDHFVGEAILIDVTNRKERKLPKEVLHHAGVKEGDIVIFRSNLSNKWNTEAYEKEAFYLSEELAEELVKLKVKSVGLDFISPDEVTTKTSPIHHILLGNDIYLIENLTNLDEIETKRFFFSAAPLKIKNSDGAFANFSSSLRNHLGLLNTSPVERIAKSFRPTSTPTDNPALGSP, from the coding sequence ATGAAAATAATTGATTTATCTCAAACGTTCGAAAACAATATGTCTCAATTCCCAGGCACTCCAGCCATTCATTTGGAAGCTATTACAAGTGTGGAAGAAGCAGGATTTCAAGTTACAGATTTCCACTCGGTTGTTCATGTTGGGACACACTGTGATGCACCTGCTCATTTTATTTCTGGCGCAACAACAATTGATCAATTGCCACTAGATCATTTTGTAGGAGAAGCGATTCTTATTGACGTAACAAATAGAAAAGAACGAAAATTACCAAAAGAGGTTCTTCATCATGCTGGAGTAAAAGAAGGCGATATTGTCATCTTCCGTTCGAATCTTTCAAATAAATGGAACACAGAAGCATATGAAAAAGAGGCTTTTTATCTTTCAGAAGAACTCGCCGAAGAATTGGTAAAATTAAAGGTAAAATCTGTTGGTCTAGACTTTATTTCTCCTGACGAAGTAACGACAAAAACTTCACCTATTCATCATATTTTACTCGGGAATGATATTTATTTAATTGAAAACTTAACCAACCTAGATGAAATTGAAACAAAACGTTTCTTCTTTTCAGCAGCACCTTTAAAAATTAAAAATAGTGACGGTGCTTTCGCTAATTTTTCTTCCAGTTTGCGAAACCATTTAGGATTGCTAAATACTTCTCCCGTTGAAAGAATCGCAAAATCTTTCAGACCCACATCCACACCAACAGACAACCCAGCTTTAGGAAGTCCTTGA
- a CDS encoding TcaA NTF2-like domain-containing protein, producing MFKKCLFIFLFIIISIGGYIAYNHYFYHDKSSKVSRESQKIISIISNATDEIAKGVPVRSERGTISRKDHAFILSFFRNYEKLLSDEIDPKKHGYTESEQQLVRYTIKLFTTYNIMNQQFILGDMSFASTIMKNLYEDLDKAPMYLYLESQGELKKEQKKQEEQITSVEKGQKKENFSENKYKIEESTKEQVSEDEIRDFMEKYADAGMKAIRENDFSYIKSFLDPKGKAYRESQKYIKYINDKNISETLLTYQVNSIKLINKAEYVVTAYEEYGITYGDGTTKIKSFNNTYKIKVLENGRLAMNELLTKH from the coding sequence TTGTTTAAAAAATGCTTATTTATATTTTTGTTTATAATAATTTCGATAGGAGGCTATATAGCGTATAATCATTATTTTTATCATGATAAGAGTTCGAAAGTTAGTAGAGAGAGTCAAAAGATTATAAGTATTATTTCTAACGCTACCGATGAAATTGCAAAAGGTGTTCCTGTTCGGAGTGAACGAGGAACAATTTCTAGAAAAGATCATGCATTCATTTTAAGTTTTTTTCGAAATTATGAAAAATTGTTATCGGATGAGATTGATCCTAAAAAACATGGATATACAGAGTCTGAGCAACAGTTGGTCAGGTATACAATAAAACTTTTTACAACATATAATATAATGAACCAGCAGTTTATTCTTGGGGATATGTCGTTTGCTTCTACAATTATGAAAAATCTCTATGAAGACTTAGATAAGGCTCCTATGTATTTATATCTTGAATCTCAAGGTGAGCTGAAAAAGGAACAAAAGAAACAAGAGGAGCAGATCACATCAGTTGAAAAGGGGCAGAAGAAAGAAAACTTCTCAGAAAATAAATATAAAATAGAGGAGTCTACTAAGGAACAAGTGTCAGAAGATGAAATTCGAGATTTTATGGAGAAATATGCAGATGCTGGTATGAAAGCAATTAGGGAAAATGACTTCTCGTACATAAAGAGTTTTTTAGATCCAAAAGGAAAAGCGTACCGAGAAAGTCAAAAATATATTAAATATATAAATGATAAAAATATCTCAGAGACGTTGCTAACCTATCAAGTGAATAGTATTAAATTAATTAATAAAGCAGAATATGTCGTAACTGCTTATGAGGAATATGGAATTACATATGGTGATGGGACAACTAAAATTAAAAGCTTTAACAATACGTATAAAATCAAAGTATTAGAAAATGGAAGGTTGGCAATGAATGAGCTTTTGACGAAACATTAA